A region of the Hydra vulgaris chromosome 12, alternate assembly HydraT2T_AEP genome:
GTTTTAGATCATTTaagattttaacttttaaaacaaaggttcttacttttttacttcgcatcaaaaatgtaaaactaatttttcGATAATGGTTTATCTCCtgcataaaaaaaagcttaccTATGGGGTGTTTTAGTCCGGTGTTTTCTTTGGGTTTGAGTTAAACCGGAttctaaataaatgttttggaCTTCAGATTCAACTCAGAAGACAGATGTACATTATTCAGTATTATTTATCCCATGGAAAATTCAGATGTAGAAGTTTTCTTACTAAAGAAGATTTTTgtacagttttaattttttttttaaaccaataagtTGGAGTTGGATTTTGTAAGGATTTAATTTAGTCTTAGCTGAAGCACTAACGTGTAAAAACTTAgtaattatacatttaaacaaaacaggGTCCTacaaattagataaaatttaacatacatTGTGCAAACACCAAATTTAAGTATGtttatgcttatgtcaaatgagaaaaaatttcaaataaaattgcgGCAACTAGAGCCTAGGAATAAAATACCCAAAAAACTTTGCTCCCCATACCAGCAACATGAGGgcaattagttattaaaatactttatttataataaatttaaattttacgttttaaatttaatcttagaattttttaacttttaaaagttatgaccgTGTAAAATTTACGCTTCTCTCGTTTGGAGAAGATTTATATGATCATAACTTTTTAGCGTTGAAAGattataagataaaattaaaaaccattaaaaacatCATTGATACTACAATGGCATTTTTTCAGATCgaaacaatcaaataaataacCAAGTAACTAAAACCAagattatcaaaatttagtaggtgttttttaaactgattaaagaagttttaaaaactaaaagttttttcaactttattggAAAGGCTTTGCTCAAACCATTTTTTGTCATGGTATTTATAAGGTTAGCTAAAAAAcctaacatttaaatattttttaacctgTCAGTTGAGGTTGTTTTTAATACCTTCAAGTTATGCTTTAAGcaacattttaattaagaaacttagacttaattttatttagagatGGTAACACAATGCTCATTATAAAAGTAATCATAGTTACAGTTTTTGTCACatgttcatatttttataaatgtttttacataaatatgtttGCGTTGGAAGGTTTTATAGATATAGCAGTTATGACGCTGTAGTAGAATGGCAGTTATGACGTAGTAGAACAACTGCTTTAGAATGAAAAGAGCAAATGTTCTGTCCATATAAGCAACGTTGGTAAAGAAGGTGGTGTGAATCTCATTAATTTTCCTTTTACGGtgctgtgacaagaccgttggGTCGTCTTATAGCATCATAATAACCAGGGGGAGGGGTTGggaaataaagaattaaatagTGAATATTGtattcttataaatttatatgtatatatttcaatatgtcaatattaaaaagttatttttttttaaatttgtttatacattattatttaaaaaggttCAAGTTGTTCCAAATTTAGGAGTCAACTTTGAGATAAAAACTAGTTTAGGCGTAATGaaacaactttaataaaaaattttgttccgCGTTTCCCTTAGCTATAAAATGTTTCTACAGATTGGATAGTTCATTGTCTTCTTAATGAAAAATGTTGTGGGAATTCTACACAGAATAAAATTGCAAGACATTAAACAATACGCAACACGTGGACAAACTGTTTGACGTACGACAAACTCTACGCGCTGCTTATTAACGTTtcttgcaaaaataataaagcttttttgagtTCTGGATGAGCCCAACCTTCAGAAGAAGAATCTATAATAACTATAAAGAACGTTTGTAGTTTTTACAACCAATGTGCTGTAGTAAATACTTATATGCGCGTCTCACTTGAGATAATTTTCTGCTCACAAATAGTTTTATagtctgttaaatttttatcaggATGAAGAAAAGCGGCAATATATCACACCAAGAAATAAAATTGCTTTCCACAAAACCAAACaagataaaaatgcaaaaaaacgaGGATGTGGTAAACGAGGCTGTGgcgatgatgacgatgatgaagGCGACAAAGATGAAGATAATCATCATGAAAAAGGTGAAGAAAtgcatcatcaccatcatcatggCCACCATGAGCATGAGCATGAACATCATCATCACGGACATCATCACGGATTTATTCATGAGTGGGGACAAGAAGAAGGAGGTGAGCATCATGGCCATGAAGGTCATGGTCATCATGAACATTGCAATGAACACGAGCATGAACACGAACACGAGGAGCATCAAGGACATGAGGGGGGACACCACGAAGAAGATTGTGAAGGATGTGAAGGAGGTGGTGGTGGAGGCGGCGGTGGTGGATGgctagttaataaaaaaaattcggaAAAAGTTGTAAGTCGTCGTCAAAATATTTATGACAAATTTCCATTAGCTTATCACTGCCGCGATATAGTTAGTACAAGTGGAAAGGTTTCACCAACTAAACGGTTTTGTGTTCCACTTGTTCGTAGAGCTGCAATAGCATGGGCTGATTTTTCTTtgccatcaaataaaaattccaaaaaaaaaaccagaactaaaaaaagaaatattcttgAAAGAGCAGTTAAAAAACAAACGGTGCACATCGGTTATGGTTATGCAAGTGGAGACAATTATAGATTAGGCTATCAACTTGGTGGCATGGGAGGACTAGAGTCCTCGTTTTCTGGAGCTGTTCTtcccaataaaaattttggtgCAAGAGAACCAAGTAAAAAATCTACAATTAGTTCTGGAACTAAAAGAAATGGCGTTGGAAAAAGGACAGATTTAGGTTTTGAACCACCAATTAATAATGCAGGTGGTTCATCAACGCCATATGGACATCCAGTAACTCATCCTGGGTTTACTACAATGGGTTATCCTGGTCAAGCAATGGCCTCAGCTGATGTCAGAAATAAAATCATAGAACCCTTTTATAAAtcaacaaaaagtatatatgacCGCCAGCCAGTGTTTATTGAAGGTATTAGTTTCAATTGTCAGAAATTCTAAATAAGactcttaattatttattaatcctttgaataaatattttattactaaaattttagtCGTATTCactaaaattttactttttagattATCAGTTGGATAATAGAAACCAGCATTTTGAAACACTACCGAGATATGTGTCCGTACTAGCCGAATAATCGATGCAATTTGTGTATGCGTTGTTATATCTTGCGTGACAGTGTGATTTAACTTCTCTCTTGTTAGTGTGTGTgtatctttaatgtttttttaatttctttttcgtcATTTGTAAGCGTATATGTATGCTAGAGAGCGTGCGTGTGAAACAAGGTCTAAACAAACGTTGTTGCACTAATGAATAGGaagttatttgtaatatttttgcgGTTActaattaaagtttgttttaatgttagtttaatgttaataagttgctattttgtttataggTTACTGTATTGTTTGAGAAagagttataaatatatttataaatagctgcataatttttatttctttttttgtttttaaattatttataacttctaTAGcgcttttgttttagaaaaacaaaatcataattacaaagaattttaattaactatttttttaaaggaagcAGACCGAATCTGTTTTATGCGCCAAAATGCTCTTTGACCGAGATTTTCAGTGAATAATTTTGCGATGTTTTTGCGACGTTTAAATCTAGTGATAGTCTTTAACTAGTGATagtattttctgtttttgattttattaaatcagaGTGGAATACACAATAAGAAATTATCTCCAAATGAATCCAGAGTTGTTATAAGAAGAAGCAATGTGTCCAAAGATTTTGAGGAGAGCGGAAAAAGATTAATTAAGAAAACggcattaaaagataaaaatattcaagttagATCTTGCGGTTGCGGCTGCTGCTGCAAATGTAACGGCAAATCTGAACACAAAGATTGTCATGCAGAGGAAGAATGTTGCTGTCATTGTCATCATGGTCACCACGAAGAATGTTGTAACCATTGCCATCATGGTCATCATCATGGTTTTATCCATGAGTGGGGTTACGAAGAAGGAGGGGAGCATCATGGGCATATTGGATGCGAAGACTGCCACCATTGTCATGAGCATTGCCACGATCACCACCACCAcgatgatcatcatgatcaatGTCATCATCATCACGAGCCTGAATGCTGCTGTGGCTGGgggaaaaaaaataacttaccaaGTAATCCAGTTGCTTTTCATTGTCAAGATATTGTTtcaatgataaataaaaaggtATTGAAACGATTTTGTCTACCAGTTGGATACGCAGGTTTTATGCCTCCATATCAACAATCATCCACAATGGTAGATGCAACTAAATGGAAATGGAATCTATCATCAGTAAAAAACAAAGTTCcgcttaaaaaaattgtaacagcacaaaatactcttaaaaataaaattaatatttcaaaaaaattaaaacaaaaaagacataTTTTCATTGAGTATGACGGCAATAAAGACGATCCTTTCGTGCAAGGTTTTCAGGAAACTAAAGGAGAAGTTCCAACAGCATGTGTTGCCAATATATGTCCATTCTTTAACGAAAACACAGATTTTCTACAGAGACGATCCGGTATcataagtaaaaaagaaaatcaaattcCATATGAAAGAGGAGTAACAAAGAAATACTTTCAAGGTATTCATGAagttttgaagatttttttaagcaattccTTGCATGTGTTTCACAACTGTCACCAATATATGTTGCATGCAACacgaagtttttttttgggactctaagttaattgaaatttttttaggttCTTTTGAAGACGGAATGAAGGCGGGTATATATGTATCATTTGATGAAAATTAGAATGgcgcaattatttttaaaccattagcATCACACGATCAaggattttatttttggaaaaagtctaatgtgttttttatataaaaataaataaaaatataaaaataaatcataataattattgtatattatttttatacttactattatactttgtataaaattgttgttaatttatttactctAAAAAATGGCTTTAGACCAagaatagttattttttttaaactaaattcgAATGATCACTATTTTaccatatatgtatatatagagagagagagcgAGAGAGTTCAAAATCTGTTCTGTGATCCTTTTTGTTAAGAATGATCAAGCATTGTCTAAATTGGAATAAATTTTGTCAAATCTTAAAGCATCACATATCGCTTTCACCTTGTAGTAAATACTTAGAACGCGGAACTTAATCTTTGATCACAATTTGTGAATTGATCGGTTCACATTTGATCAATTTAGAAAAGAGATTCTGTAAATTATCGAAATGTAGATGATAAAAGTTTGGATGACGGCGATTTGAATTTTGGCAACTTGAATGATAACGATTTGgataatttttctgaaaataaaaactttattggtAGATCATTAAAGagaaaatgtagtaaaaaatgttcaCCGAATGCAGAATGCCGAACTTGTCGTAATGATGacgacgatgatgatgatgatgatgatgaggatGAAGAGAACTACGAGGATAGACTCGAGGAAAAATACCATAAACACCATCATGGAAAACACCATCATGTGCATGAACATCATTTTCACGGTCATCATCACGGTTTCATCCATGAATGGGGACAGGAAGAAGGAGGTGAACACTATGGTGATGAGGGTTACGGACATAATGAATACGAAGATGAGGATGCTCACATAAACCGTCACCATGGTGAATTTGGAAACCAAAACTCACGTAAATATCAAGAGAGGAACAATAATGAAGAGTATAACGGTAGAGGGTACAATGATAGAGGATGGTATCGTGATGCTGTTGGATGGAAAACAAAAGATGCTtccaaacataaaatattgaaacctttataaatgaatttataaaacaaaaataaataaaatgatttaacatttattaaaattatgaacggaaaaaaaaacaactcattttcaagtaaattagactaactattttttgtttaaaagtttttcatagcTCTTTGTAAGAATGAATTTAttagtgtttaaaatttatatatatgcaaaaaaaaaattttgagacgTTTTCTTTTGAAcgtaaagttaaaactttattttagaaCAATGCAGtctttttgtaagttttaatatttaaaatacaaattgagAAACTTTGTAATTCTATAATGCAACatcaatttaagtaaaaaaaaaaataacgcaATGTAATTCATTGCGGCGTAATCGACTTAAATTGTTTTAGGTGgctcaaataaaataatctacAGAACTTACCTTAGGCGgctcaaataaaatattctacAGAACTTACCTTAGGTGgctcaaataaaatattctgCAGAACTAATCTTAGGTGGCtcaattaaaatgataaaagtgTATGGGTAAGAACattttgcatgaaaaaatcTTCTCATGCATATAAATAGCATTGTTAATTCTGTTTTACTTGCTACCATGCATgtaatgtataaaatttatattaacgtAAACAACGCACTAATCAAATACaatttaacagttaaaaaacatttcatgcatgcatttataaactttttcatttcaaatttatttttcatatgatTATTAAAACGTGTAGTAAATACTTAGGCgcgttttttttcttgttatctTAAAACTAGtgaaacatatattttttaacataggGAATGAAAAACGATGCTGACGAAGGTTctgctatagaaaaaaaattcaagccTATAAGTGATAAAGTAGACAAACAGGTCATAAAACCAGCAACGAGTATTGCTATTGAAGCTGTAGCAAAACCTGCGATCAAACCTAAAACTAAACTAGCTAGAGAATCAAGAGAgcgaaagtttaaaaaaagaattgaaggaatagatattttagaaaacacTGACGCAGccttaaattcaaaaattaaaactgagaGACCAGTGTGTagatcatgtaaaaaaaaaaagcgttgtgacgatgatgatgatgatgaaggcTGCAAAGAAGAACATGAACATCATGATTGTCATGACGAAAAATGCTGCCATTGTGAGCGTAATCATGATCTTGACGAAGACGAGCATCATCATCACGGCCATCATCACGGATTTATTCATGAATGGGGAGATGAAGAAGATGGTGAACACCACGGAGAAGAAGGACGTGGAGATGACTGTTGCGATCATTTACATTGTCACAAAGATTGTGATGATGATTGTGATGGACACTGTCGTGAAGGCGAGAATCATCATGAAGAATGCGGTGGCCATTGTCATGAAGGCGATGGCGGAAATGGTTATGGTTGGTGTAGGGACGTTATACAGACTAGTAAAAGTGGTAAATTTGAAAAGGTCGTGCAAAGATTTTGTGTACCTTTAGGTTACCAAGGAGGGTATGGTGGATATCCATATTTCTATGGTTATCCAGGAGTTGGTCTCGGTTTGTATGGTTGGGGATGGCCatggattaaaaataaagtgCCTGGAAGTGTTGGAGTAAAAGCTCCGGTTAAAAAACCGGctaaaaaagaagtaaataaaGAAGTAAACAAAACCATAAAGAAGGTTAATAAAGATACTGCAGCAACAAAACGACAAACAGTCCACGTGGGCTATGGTTATGCTAGTGGTGATAATTATAGACTAGGTTATCAAGAAGGTGGTATGGGAGGTCTTTCTTCGAATACCTTTGATGACGATCAACACAATAAtgattttaatcataaaaaatctaCAGTTCAAAAAAGACGTGGATTTGGTATGGGGATGGGAATGGGATCATTTGACTCAAGGATGGAGCCTCAACAACACACTCCATATGGACACCCAGTTACCCATCCAGGGTTTACAACCATGGGTTTTCCTGGTCATGCTTTAGCATCTGTTGATGTACGAAATAAAATTAGAAGATCAAAGCGGCAAGTTTATGAGAAACCTGTTTTTTACACACAAGATTATTTGATGCCAAATATATTTCATCCTACTTTTGAATACTAAGACGTAAGGAATTTATTaggaaattttatatatttatctaatcATTTTGTTCgattttagttcttttttttttaacaataaccCTGGTAATatgagatattttttaaaacagggCTTGCTGAAAGACGGTGCATCGATAAACCAGATTAAATTTGTAGTAATCTACGGTGAACAAACTATCTAAAAGATATTAGTCAGTACAGTGGGAGAAAtacaatttttcagaaaaaaataaattgttattttggaagaaaaaataatacaatagtttatttagttttattatgatCTAATAGATTAGTAGATTGCTTGTTACTTATGTCtttatcataattatttatataaaactaaagaaatagtACCATTAATAAACTAGtaagaaaacataataaatttttaaatttcaaactttgtttttaattgcttttgtaatttCCGAAATTcgaatttattttgcaaataagTCATTTATATGAAAAGATGTTTACACAAAGTATTTCTATATAATGCTGCGTGATGGTGTATCTATAAATATGGAAACTTGTTTTAGTTTGAATTGGTTTTAACAAAATTCTGCACAAATTAGTCCCAAGAATTCAAAGCTACTGTTATTGGATGAAATCTTATTTGGAAATACATTAATGCAAGATGCAATTtacgttttataaaaaaatcataatttctttttaattagattttttaataactgataCCTGCATAGtcttgtaatatattttattttatagcaattaatgttaatatattaaataatttgttaatgagttttttcttaatttgaatTTTGTATTAGTCGTTTATAAATTGAGGAAtcaggaattatttttttaaatatttttgataagtatacttttaacaaattcaGTTACTAATTTAATTCAGGGGGTGGATctagcattttttggtctttgagataactaactttcAGACatagagcaaactccaaacatttatatgtttatacttatgtcaaataaagatgccttgcaaaaaattgcgatgactAGAgtctgggaaaaaaaaaaaactttttttgctcttttgccccaaacgtgagagcaacaagttaatgaaatattttttgtactattttcaactagacttatattcatcgaaaaattttaaatttcatagaaaatattttcgcgttcaaaattatgaccatataaagtttaaaccctcaatttgagggggttgcaaattttatatggtcataatttttgaacgctgagaaattatactgtaaattttaaaatttcttgatgaatttaagtctagttgaaaatagtacaaaaaatatttcatcaacttgctGCTCTCACGTTTGGCGGAGGAGGAGGCGAtaattttgggttttttttgttcccaggctccaataaCCGCAATTTAttgcaaagcatctttatttgacataagtataaatatttatatgtttggaTTTAGCTCCATATCTAGAAGTTAGATATCTTGAAGAACAAAAAATGCTGAATCCGCCTCTGATTTAGTTagatagttataaaaaaataaatactcacAATCTTTAAAAGCCTACCTTTGCTAACTTTCTActtataagcatataaaaagccaaaaattaaaaaaattacagaaacACACGCAGCAATTTGCAACTGCGTGTTTACATTGAGCAAAAGTtaatcttcaaaaaataaaatctagataattgtactttttataaatattagtttctAAATAGTTTGACATCTTGATTCAAAATATAagtgtcaatttttaaaattgacactagaatttttaatcaagatttcaaaaaaattgttgttttttcaagttaaaaaaaatatttaatgagttttgctatttttctataaagttgaaaagttaaaaaaaatttatagttacaaaatataaatttttataattataaagtattgcctctaaaaatgttataaaaccCATAGCTgttgtttttgaacttttaaagttaAGGTCTGGTAAACAAATACAcccaaaaaaaaactctcttttcttcattttcaaatatttaggaagaaaaaccaaaaatcagaaaaacttttaattcacatttaaaatctgctttaaaaacttaacttaaatttaacCCCCATTTTTAGAGAAATCAGTTTCTTATATTGGATGCTAAAATTATTCAACGGCCTACGATATACAccgtaatatataatattgatatatatatatatatatatatatatatatatatatatatatatatatatatatatatatatatatatatatatatatatatatatatatatatatatatatatatatatatatatatatatatatgtatatatatataatggaaaaAGGTATgccaagcaaaaaaaaataataattgaatttttgaaatttgaaaaaagatttattttttttaaataaatatataaatgataaaaaagcactagaggcctttcaCTATTTTCATCAGTAGTGCTATGTTTAAtgctttatcaaatttttttatataactgtaGAAAGTTagataatagaaaaattaaattgctaTATTGTAACTATGAGTTAccattgtaatatttttttaaaaaggaagtCTCAATTAAAAGtgtcatgtttttgtttatgtaaatgactttcatatgacaacaaatgtttttcactttttaattcaAGGAAAACAAAGAGTTGGAAAAAGGGTTCTATAGTTTTGTTGTGCAATCTCTGGCATTCAAATACATGATTGTCATATTGGTCTGAAGAATTTCCTGTTCTGCAACTGGAAATATGACCATTAGTACGGtttcttaaattatttgtttttccaGTGTAAGTAGATAAACCATTACACGATAaacactttaaataataaataacatttttgctATTACAAGTAATGCGACTTTTAATATTCCAAATAGTTCCATTAGACGTCTCAAACTTATCAACTTCTTGTAAATATAATTGGCAAATTTTACAACGAATATCTTTACATTTGAATAAACCCGTTTTCTTCTAAATATTTACCACGATTGTTTAAAACAAGAACCACTCTATATACCAAGAAAGTTTAGAAGCGATAACTTTCATTTCAATTCACCTGAAGAAGAAaatgctattaaaaaatttgatttgcaGCGCCTCAAATCAGAATGTGAAATTCTATCAATACgaagagataattttttaacatcattaaaTAACGTAAATGCTGAAGTgacaaactttataaatagtaatacaaaaaaTGAAGCTGTAAAAGAAAAACTGATACTCAGATATGAAGAATGTAAACTTGAAGACAAATGCCGAATTGATagaaaatggttaaaaaaaacattctctaCAAACTCTGCTTTCCAGAAAGATCGAATAAATATTAACTCGAAAAATTCGAAAAGTCttgatgaaaaagaaaagaaaaaacatcatAAGAGTTTTTCCTcaattgattttattgatgaaaacaACACATCAGAAATTCTGTCTTCAAAAAACTGGATAAATGCAGTTCCGAAAAAATACAACCTAAGGTCATCAACTTATCCACCAAATACATGACCACTGcccaaataaaaattctatCAAAAGGACCTAAATTCTGGCCAACATCTAAAggaaattatttacatattaacTCTGGTATTAGGCAATTTACAAGAAAACTtagattaaaagaaaaactctaCGAACTGCAAAATAATGATActagtataataaaaaagaaatctaaatataatgttaaaacaaatatatctgAACTTAATGAAATAATATCGAAAATTGAGCAAGTGATTCCTGTCAAACTTCAATCAGTTGATAACAATTCATTGCAGGAAAGGATAGCacttaaagaacttaaagaAATGAAAGACATTGTTATCAAAAAAGCAGATAAAGGTAACACTCTAATTGTAATGGACTCAACATACTATAAAGATAAACTTGTTAATCAAGATCATCTATCTTCTTTAAATacttatgaaaaaacaaattttgattcAGATAAAAgagttttcaaaaatctttcaaaaatgaTCGCTAAACATAAATGTCTAACACAAAACGAAATAGACTACAT
Encoded here:
- the LOC101239391 gene encoding uncharacterized protein LOC101239391 isoform X3 is translated as MTFVKNLLLFLLLLGVTNKVFSAPLNEQSENLRNEDQLNIAEDKEDSTEEDSAEESGDVDTEGSGVVAELSKEKGMKNDADEGSAIEKKFKPISDKVDKQVIKPATSIAIEAVAKPAIKPKTKLARESRERKFKKRIEGIDILENTDAALNSKIKTERPVCRSCKKKKRCDDDDDDEGCKEEHEHHDCHDEKCCHCERNHDLDEDEHHHHGHHHGFIHEWGDEEDGEHHGEEGRGDDCCDHLHCHKDCDDDCDGHCREGENHHEECGGHCHEGDGGNGYGWCRDVIQTSKSGKFEKVVQRFCVPLGYQGGYGGYPYFYGYPGVGLGLYGWGWPWIKNKVPGSVGVKAPVKKPAKKEVNKEVNKTIKKVNKDTAATKRQTVHVGYGYASGDNYRLGYQEGGMGGLSSNTFDDDQHNNDFNHKKSTVQKRRGFGMGMGMGSFDSRMEPQQHTPYGHPVTHPGFTTMGFPGHALASVDVRNKIRRSKRQVYEKPVFYTQDYLMPNIFHPTFEY
- the LOC101239391 gene encoding FMR1-interacting protein NUFIP2 isoform X4 translates to MTFVKNLLLFLLLLGVTNKVFSAPLNEQSENLRNEDQLNIAEDKEDSTEEDSAEESGDVDTEGSGVVAELSKEKDEEKRQYITPRNKIAFHKTKQDKNAKKRGCGKRGCGDDDDDEGDKDEDNHHEKGEEMHHHHHHGHHEHEHEHHHHGHHHGFIHEWGQEEGGEHHGHEGHGHHEHCNEHEHEHEHEEHQGHEGGHHEEDCEGCEGGGGGGGGGGWLVNKKNSEKVVSRRQNIYDKFPLAYHCRDIVSTSGKVSPTKRFCVPLVRRAAIAWADFSLPSNKNSKKKTRTKKRNILERAVKKQTVHIGYGYASGDNYRLGYQLGGMGGLESSFSGAVLPNKNFGAREPSKKSTISSGTKRNGVGKRTDLGFEPPINNAGGSSTPYGHPVTHPGFTTMGYPGQAMASADVRNKIIEPFYKSTKSIYDRQPVFIEDYQLDNRNQHFETLPRYVSVLAE